One Thermus sp. LT1-2-5 DNA segment encodes these proteins:
- the metF gene encoding methylenetetrahydrofolate reductase [NAD(P)H], which produces MKIRDLLKSRQGPLFSFEFFPPKTAEGEEALFRTMAELKAFRPAFVSITYGAMGSTRERSVVWARRILELGLTPLAHLTVAGQSRAEVGEVLDRFVESGVENLLALRGDPPQGERVFRPHPEGFRYAAELVALIRARYGEEVSVGGAAYPEGHPESESLQADLRHFKAKVEAGLDFAITQLFFNNAHYFGFLERARRAGIEIPILPGIMPITNYAQLRRFTEVCGASIPGPLLSKLERHQDDPKAILEIGVDHAARQVAELLQAGVEGVHFYTLNKSPATRMVLEQLGFRPVA; this is translated from the coding sequence ATGAAAATACGGGACCTCCTCAAAAGCCGCCAGGGGCCCCTTTTCTCCTTTGAGTTCTTCCCCCCCAAGACGGCGGAGGGGGAGGAGGCGCTTTTCCGCACCATGGCCGAGCTCAAGGCCTTCCGCCCCGCCTTCGTGTCCATCACCTACGGGGCCATGGGGAGCACCCGGGAAAGGAGCGTGGTTTGGGCGAGGAGGATATTGGAGCTTGGCCTAACCCCCCTGGCCCACCTCACCGTGGCGGGGCAGAGCCGGGCGGAGGTGGGGGAGGTCCTGGACCGGTTTGTGGAAAGCGGGGTGGAAAACCTCCTTGCCCTGCGGGGGGACCCGCCCCAAGGGGAAAGGGTGTTCCGACCCCATCCCGAGGGCTTCCGCTACGCCGCCGAGCTGGTGGCCTTGATCCGGGCCCGCTATGGGGAGGAGGTTTCCGTGGGCGGGGCCGCCTACCCCGAGGGGCACCCGGAGAGCGAGAGCCTTCAGGCCGACCTCCGCCACTTCAAGGCCAAGGTGGAGGCGGGTTTGGACTTTGCCATCACCCAGCTTTTCTTCAACAACGCCCATTACTTTGGCTTCCTGGAGAGGGCCCGGCGTGCGGGGATAGAGATCCCCATCCTCCCCGGCATCATGCCCATCACCAACTACGCCCAGCTCCGCCGCTTCACCGAGGTCTGCGGGGCCAGCATCCCTGGTCCCCTCCTTTCCAAACTGGAGCGCCACCAGGATGACCCCAAGGCCATTCTGGAGATCGGGGTGGACCACGCCGCCCGTCAGGTGGCCGAGCTCCTCCAGGCGGGGGTGGAGGGGGTCCACTTCTACACCCTAAACAAGAGCCCCGCTACCCGCATGGTCTTAGAACAGCTGGGCTTCCGCCCGGTGGCCTAG
- a CDS encoding nicotinamidase — MVEVPEIPKVEGLELPAKETALIVVDMQNDFAHPQGALFVPEAPKSVPAIRLLLQRARAAGARVVYTQDWHREDDPEFQIWPRHAVAGTWGAEILEELRPEPGDLIVQKVRYDAFYGTPLDHYLHLWGVKHVVVTGTVANICVLHTAGSAALRWYQVVLPEDATSALTPFDLQAALRQVAFLYQGKVTRAEGVRFV; from the coding sequence ATGGTGGAAGTTCCGGAGATTCCCAAGGTGGAAGGCCTAGAGCTACCCGCTAAGGAAACGGCCCTCATCGTGGTGGACATGCAAAACGATTTCGCCCACCCCCAAGGGGCCCTCTTCGTGCCCGAGGCCCCCAAAAGCGTCCCCGCCATCCGGCTTCTTCTGCAACGGGCGCGGGCGGCGGGGGCTAGGGTGGTCTACACCCAAGACTGGCACCGGGAGGACGACCCCGAGTTCCAGATCTGGCCCCGGCACGCCGTGGCCGGCACCTGGGGAGCGGAGATCCTCGAGGAGCTCCGCCCCGAGCCCGGCGACCTCATCGTGCAGAAGGTGCGCTACGACGCCTTCTACGGCACCCCCTTGGACCACTACCTGCACCTATGGGGGGTAAAGCACGTGGTGGTCACGGGGACCGTGGCCAACATCTGCGTGCTCCACACCGCAGGCTCCGCCGCCTTGCGCTGGTACCAGGTGGTCCTGCCCGAGGACGCCACCAGCGCCCTCACCCCCTTTGACCTCCAGGCCGCCCTCCGCCAGGTCGCCTTCCTCTACCAGGGCAAGGTGACCCGGGCCGAAGGGGTGCGGTTTGTTTGA
- a CDS encoding DNA-3-methyladenine glycosylase 2 family protein has protein sequence MFEHPLLLAFLARHGPAPFHPHPVPRRDPFRVLAESIVAQQLSGKAAEALTTRLWQRVEPRPEAVARLPLEALRQVGLSWAKAQALHHLAAKAQEGLLEGLEALEDEAVKERLLRIRGVGPWTAEMFLMFGLGRPDVWPVGDLGLRRAAKALFGVEESGLPAWGEPFRPYRSHLAWYLWRSLD, from the coding sequence TTGTTTGAGCACCCCCTCCTGTTGGCCTTCTTGGCCCGGCACGGCCCCGCCCCCTTCCACCCCCACCCCGTGCCCCGGCGGGACCCTTTCCGGGTTTTGGCGGAAAGCATCGTGGCCCAGCAGCTTTCTGGCAAGGCGGCGGAGGCCCTCACCACCCGGCTCTGGCAGCGGGTGGAACCCCGGCCGGAGGCAGTGGCCAGGCTTCCCCTCGAGGCCCTGCGCCAGGTGGGGCTCTCCTGGGCTAAGGCCCAGGCGTTGCACCACCTGGCGGCCAAGGCCCAAGAAGGCCTCCTAGAAGGCCTGGAGGCCCTGGAGGACGAGGCGGTGAAGGAACGGCTTTTGCGCATACGGGGCGTGGGCCCCTGGACGGCGGAGATGTTCCTCATGTTCGGTCTGGGGCGGCCCGACGTCTGGCCGGTGGGGGACCTGGGCCTAAGGCGGGCGGCCAAGGCCCTTTTTGGCGTGGAGGAATCGGGGCTACCGGCCTGGGGCGAACCCTTCCGCCCCTACCGGAGCCACCTCGCTTGGTACCTATGGCGGAGCCTGGACTAG
- a CDS encoding histidinol-phosphatase HisJ family protein: MVDSHVHTPLCGHAEGAPGEYLFQARRAGLKGLIFTDHSPMPSWYDPQSRMRLSELPFYLLALERVRELHPELYVGIGLEADFHPGTEAFVRTLLKSYPFDYVIGSVHYLGAWPLDHPDHQEEYAWRELAEVFRAYFQEVEKAARSGLFHAIGHLDLPKKFGHRLEEEALLELAEPALRAVAEEGLFLDVNTAGLRNPAKEVYPAFCLLRRAQELGIPVVLGSDAHRPEQVGFAFQEAVELLLRLGYQEAFYFQEGRPRAYPLSKAS, from the coding sequence ATGGTGGATAGCCACGTCCACACCCCCCTCTGCGGCCATGCGGAGGGGGCCCCGGGGGAGTACCTCTTCCAGGCCAGAAGGGCAGGGCTAAAGGGCCTCATTTTCACCGACCACAGCCCCATGCCCTCCTGGTACGACCCCCAGAGCCGCATGCGCCTTTCCGAGCTCCCCTTTTACCTCCTGGCCCTGGAAAGGGTGCGGGAGCTTCACCCCGAGCTCTATGTGGGGATCGGCCTCGAGGCCGACTTCCACCCCGGCACCGAGGCCTTCGTGAGGACCCTCCTCAAGAGCTACCCCTTTGACTACGTGATCGGCAGCGTCCACTACCTGGGCGCCTGGCCCCTGGACCACCCAGACCACCAGGAGGAGTACGCCTGGCGCGAGCTGGCGGAGGTGTTCCGCGCCTACTTCCAGGAGGTGGAAAAGGCGGCGCGAAGCGGCCTTTTCCATGCCATCGGCCACCTGGACCTGCCCAAGAAGTTCGGCCACCGCCTGGAGGAGGAAGCGCTTCTGGAACTCGCCGAGCCCGCCTTACGGGCCGTGGCCGAGGAAGGGCTTTTCCTGGACGTGAACACCGCCGGGCTCCGCAACCCGGCCAAGGAGGTCTACCCCGCCTTTTGCCTCCTTAGGCGGGCCCAGGAGCTGGGCATCCCCGTGGTCCTGGGCTCCGACGCCCACCGCCCAGAGCAGGTGGGCTTCGCCTTCCAAGAGGCGGTGGAGCTCCTCCTGCGGTTGGGCTACCAGGAAGCCTTCTACTTCCAAGAGGGAAGGCCCCGGGCCTATCCCTTGTCCAAGGCCTCGTAG
- a CDS encoding sulfite oxidase-like oxidoreductase, translating into MGRIPPGQIVTERFPILTYGEEPKVAPETWRFSLFGLVDSPLTLTYPDLLALPQVELTRDFHCVTRWSRLDVAWKGVRVRDLLERARPKPEAVAALVHAYGGYTTNLLLEDLLREDVILAHTLFGKPLPPERGGPVRLLVPHLYAWKSAKWVRGIELLDHLELGFWERLGYHWRGDPWREERFQEGPIPAASLRFRSKKT; encoded by the coding sequence ATGGGAAGGATCCCCCCGGGCCAGATCGTCACCGAGCGCTTCCCCATCCTCACCTACGGGGAAGAACCCAAGGTAGCGCCCGAAACGTGGCGCTTTAGCCTCTTCGGCCTGGTGGACTCCCCCCTCACCCTCACCTACCCGGACCTCCTGGCCCTGCCCCAGGTGGAGCTCACCCGGGACTTCCACTGCGTCACCCGCTGGAGCCGGCTGGACGTGGCCTGGAAGGGGGTGCGGGTCCGGGACCTTCTGGAACGGGCGAGGCCCAAGCCCGAGGCGGTGGCCGCCTTGGTCCACGCCTACGGGGGCTACACCACCAACCTCCTCCTGGAAGACCTTTTGCGGGAGGACGTGATCCTGGCCCACACCCTCTTCGGCAAGCCCCTTCCCCCCGAGCGGGGCGGTCCCGTGCGCCTGCTGGTGCCCCACCTCTACGCCTGGAAGAGCGCCAAGTGGGTGCGGGGCATAGAGCTTTTGGACCACCTGGAGCTGGGGTTTTGGGAACGGCTGGGCTACCACTGGCGGGGGGACCCTTGGCGGGAGGAGCGCTTCCAGGAAGGTCCCATCCCCGCCGCAAGCCTGAGGTTTCGCAGTAAGAAAACCTGA
- a CDS encoding DUF190 domain-containing protein, with protein MAENPQGLAGEALLLRIFLGESDRFGGRPLHEAIVLEAKRRGLAGATVLKGFMGYGAHSRIHTAKVLQLSEDLPVVVEIVDTEEKIHAFLPVLEGMVKEGLITLEKVRVLRYQSR; from the coding sequence ATGGCCGAGAACCCTCAGGGCCTTGCGGGCGAAGCCTTGCTCCTTCGCATCTTCCTGGGGGAGTCGGACCGGTTTGGGGGCCGCCCCCTCCACGAGGCCATCGTTTTGGAGGCGAAGCGGCGGGGCCTGGCGGGGGCCACGGTGCTCAAGGGCTTCATGGGGTATGGCGCCCATTCCCGCATCCACACCGCCAAGGTCCTGCAGCTTTCCGAGGACCTGCCCGTGGTGGTGGAGATCGTGGACACCGAGGAGAAGATCCACGCCTTCCTGCCCGTTCTGGAGGGGATGGTGAAGGAGGGGCTCATCACCCTAGAGAAGGTGAGGGTCCTCCGCTACCAAAGCCGGTAA
- a CDS encoding DUF1641 domain-containing protein, which produces MEKTATVEERLARIEAVLEKSGLGLLAQMGAGETLSENLGLLLDPKNLELVSLLARFLDQAEALGKLVETLEKLEKSGALAFLGHLSENFGEGLGMLMEPQLLRLISHGANLLDILSRIEPAAIGMMASALERGLADTFTPETLRDPPRVGLAGLLKQLADPEVQKALGVLFLLLKALGKAFGHMNEDMKALEAMMAKMMPKK; this is translated from the coding sequence ATGGAGAAGACCGCGACGGTGGAAGAGCGCCTTGCCCGCATAGAGGCGGTGCTGGAAAAAAGCGGGCTTGGCCTTTTGGCCCAGATGGGGGCGGGGGAGACCCTTTCCGAGAACCTGGGCCTCCTTTTGGACCCCAAGAACCTGGAGCTTGTTTCCCTCCTGGCCCGCTTCCTGGACCAGGCGGAGGCCTTGGGGAAGCTGGTAGAAACCCTGGAGAAGCTGGAGAAATCGGGGGCCTTGGCCTTTCTCGGCCACCTTTCCGAGAATTTCGGCGAGGGCTTGGGGATGCTCATGGAGCCCCAGCTTCTAAGGCTCATCTCCCACGGGGCCAACCTCTTGGACATCCTCTCCCGCATTGAGCCCGCCGCCATCGGCATGATGGCCAGCGCCCTGGAGCGGGGGCTGGCCGACACCTTTACCCCCGAAACCCTGCGGGACCCTCCCCGGGTGGGCCTGGCGGGCCTCCTCAAGCAACTGGCCGACCCCGAGGTGCAAAAGGCCTTGGGCGTGCTTTTCCTCCTCCTCAAGGCCCTGGGCAAGGCCTTTGGCCACATGAACGAGGACATGAAGGCCCTCGAGGCCATGATGGCCAAGATGATGCCCAAAAAGTAA
- a CDS encoding FAD-dependent oxidoreductase, protein MATKVLVLGGGSGGLVAANKVKRLLGREVEVTLVDKNAYHEFMPAYPWVAFGMREPEEVRRPLANLEKRGIQYLQATVEALDPDHNKVKTSAGELTYDYLIVSLGAEAMPSPAKDGHAPWSLEGALKLRQALKDFKGGRVVVGVSSPYYPCPPAPYEVAGQVEFALKVKGVREKSTVEVFHLNPAPLAGMGPVISSKVLEILKSKGIAFHGEFEPVAFEGGKVKAKDGRELAYDLLILTPPFAPNRVVRESPLAGPNGFPEVHKTTFRSPRFPNVFVIGDTVNPALMLPPAGVVAHFQGEYVAGVIASDLKGAYIGEPFNPVAMCIMDFGDNALLPQCSFERLLAGTGMPSCGVMAVGKWVRVTKMLFEGFWFATLIE, encoded by the coding sequence ATGGCGACGAAGGTTTTGGTCCTAGGAGGTGGCTCGGGCGGCCTGGTGGCGGCCAACAAGGTGAAGAGGCTTCTGGGACGGGAGGTGGAGGTCACCTTGGTGGACAAGAACGCCTACCACGAGTTCATGCCCGCCTACCCCTGGGTGGCCTTCGGCATGCGGGAGCCCGAGGAGGTGCGCAGGCCCCTCGCCAACCTGGAAAAACGGGGCATCCAGTACCTTCAGGCCACGGTAGAGGCTTTGGACCCAGACCACAACAAGGTGAAGACCAGCGCTGGGGAACTCACCTACGATTACCTCATCGTGTCCTTGGGGGCGGAGGCCATGCCTTCCCCCGCCAAGGACGGGCATGCCCCCTGGAGCCTCGAGGGGGCCTTGAAGCTCCGCCAGGCCCTGAAGGACTTCAAGGGGGGCCGGGTGGTGGTGGGGGTTTCCTCCCCTTACTACCCCTGCCCCCCCGCGCCTTATGAGGTGGCGGGGCAGGTGGAGTTCGCCCTCAAGGTGAAGGGGGTGCGGGAGAAGAGCACGGTGGAGGTCTTCCACCTGAACCCGGCCCCCCTGGCGGGCATGGGCCCGGTGATTTCCAGCAAGGTCCTGGAGATCCTCAAGTCCAAGGGCATCGCCTTCCACGGGGAGTTTGAGCCGGTGGCCTTTGAAGGCGGCAAGGTGAAGGCCAAGGATGGGCGGGAGCTCGCCTACGACCTCCTTATCCTCACGCCCCCCTTCGCTCCCAACCGGGTGGTGCGGGAATCTCCCCTGGCGGGGCCGAACGGCTTCCCCGAGGTGCACAAGACCACCTTCCGATCCCCTAGGTTCCCCAACGTGTTCGTCATCGGCGACACCGTGAACCCCGCCCTCATGTTGCCCCCCGCCGGGGTGGTGGCCCACTTCCAGGGGGAGTACGTGGCCGGGGTCATCGCCTCCGACCTCAAGGGGGCCTACATCGGCGAGCCCTTCAACCCCGTGGCCATGTGCATCATGGACTTCGGGGACAACGCGCTCCTGCCCCAGTGCTCCTTTGAAAGGCTCCTGGCGGGTACCGGCATGCCCTCTTGTGGCGTGATGGCCGTGGGCAAGTGGGTGCGGGTGACCAAGATGCTCTTCGAGGGCTTCTGGTTCGCCACCCTCATCGAGTAG
- a CDS encoding cytochrome c — protein sequence MWDQPKAKAFRPAPLAVEVPEERVRFGENLNPEVRLGVKPEGGFAENPYAFTQAELLRGKALYQSFCAVCHGVRGEGDGRVIPLGVPKPRSYHDPAVRGMPEGYFYFAATNGFGRMLSYKSRIPERERWLIAHYIKRCLLEAACPREVTDAEVH from the coding sequence ATGTGGGACCAGCCCAAGGCCAAGGCCTTCCGCCCCGCGCCCTTGGCGGTGGAGGTGCCGGAGGAGCGGGTGCGCTTCGGGGAGAACCTGAACCCCGAGGTGCGGCTTGGGGTAAAGCCGGAAGGGGGCTTTGCGGAAAACCCCTACGCCTTCACCCAAGCGGAGCTTTTGCGGGGCAAGGCGCTTTACCAGAGCTTTTGCGCCGTCTGCCACGGGGTGCGGGGAGAGGGGGATGGCCGGGTCATCCCCCTAGGGGTGCCCAAGCCCCGCTCCTACCACGACCCTGCGGTGCGGGGGATGCCCGAGGGCTACTTTTACTTCGCCGCCACCAACGGGTTTGGCCGCATGCTTTCCTATAAAAGCCGTATTCCCGAGAGGGAGCGCTGGCTCATCGCCCACTACATCAAGCGCTGCCTCCTGGAGGCAGCCTGCCCTAGGGAGGTGACGGATGCAGAGGTCCATTGA
- a CDS encoding DUF3341 domain-containing protein: MLYGYLAYFDASEKLLGALRALKGKGYRQLEALTPNPVEGIEEVLGGDGRIPWVAFFLGVLGAGLGLFLQVYTTLDYPHNAGGKPLLGWPAFIPVTFELTILTITVGIFLYLLYINGLPLAAHPAVRARGYVEVLLDRYGVFLYATDPRFDPEATRALLEALGAEVEEVRRD, translated from the coding sequence ATGCTCTACGGCTACCTGGCCTACTTTGATGCGTCGGAGAAGCTCTTAGGGGCCCTAAGGGCCCTCAAGGGGAAGGGGTACCGCCAGTTGGAGGCCTTAACTCCCAACCCCGTGGAGGGGATTGAGGAGGTGCTGGGAGGGGATGGGCGCATCCCTTGGGTGGCCTTCTTTCTGGGGGTGCTGGGTGCCGGGCTTGGGCTTTTCCTCCAGGTCTACACCACCTTGGACTACCCCCACAACGCCGGGGGAAAACCCCTTTTGGGCTGGCCCGCCTTCATCCCCGTGACCTTTGAGCTCACCATCCTCACCATCACCGTGGGGATCTTCCTCTACCTTCTCTACATCAACGGCCTGCCCTTGGCCGCCCACCCGGCGGTGCGGGCCCGGGGGTATGTGGAGGTGCTCCTGGACCGTTACGGGGTCTTCCTCTATGCCACGGACCCCCGTTTTGACCCCGAGGCCACCCGGGCCCTCCTCGAGGCCCTGGGGGCGGAGGTGGAGGAGGTGCGGCGTGACTAG
- the nrfD gene encoding NrfD/PsrC family molybdoenzyme membrane anchor subunit produces the protein MAKEPHPDRDLIQGEWTERTLVEKLLEPVEKPPPRPWRVVLAVGFALTLAWLYAIFVTFVQGLGTWGINQPVAWGYDIVHFVWWIGIGHAGTLISAILVLMRQNWRDSLNRVTEAMTLFAVLCAATYPLIHMGRPQHFYWVLPYPTHMALWPQYKSPLSWDVLAIMTYLTISTLFLYLGLIPDLALLRERSTGWRRKLYGWLSLGWTGNAVHWQRYRAVYVLLAGLATPVVISVHSVVSMDFAYGLVPGWHLTVFPPFFAAGAIYSGFAMALTLIIPLRKWYRLEGVITERHLDWMAKVTLASGLGVAYIYLLEIFIAWYSGEPAEWAQQLWRMTGPYAPYYWAMMLINVVLLQTLWFPRFRRNLTWLFVFSILANVGMWLERFVIVVISLSHDFLPGNFHLYYPTWVDVTLFLGTIGFFLFGLALFIRLFPPIAVAEMVHLFHKLRKH, from the coding sequence ATGGCTAAGGAACCCCACCCGGACCGCGACCTCATCCAGGGGGAGTGGACGGAAAGGACCCTGGTGGAAAAGCTCTTGGAGCCCGTGGAGAAGCCCCCGCCCCGGCCTTGGAGGGTGGTCCTGGCGGTGGGCTTCGCCCTCACCCTGGCCTGGCTTTACGCCATCTTCGTCACCTTCGTCCAGGGCCTCGGCACCTGGGGCATCAACCAGCCCGTGGCCTGGGGGTACGACATCGTCCACTTCGTCTGGTGGATCGGCATCGGCCACGCCGGGACCCTCATCAGCGCCATCCTGGTCCTCATGCGCCAGAACTGGCGGGACTCCCTGAACCGGGTCACCGAGGCCATGACCCTCTTCGCCGTGCTCTGCGCCGCCACCTATCCCCTCATCCACATGGGCCGGCCCCAGCACTTCTACTGGGTCCTGCCCTACCCCACCCACATGGCCCTCTGGCCCCAGTACAAGAGCCCCCTTTCCTGGGACGTGCTGGCCATCATGACCTACCTCACCATCTCCACCCTCTTCCTCTACCTGGGGCTCATCCCCGATCTGGCCCTTCTGCGGGAAAGGAGCACCGGCTGGCGCAGGAAGCTCTACGGCTGGCTCTCCTTGGGCTGGACGGGGAACGCCGTCCATTGGCAGCGCTACCGGGCGGTGTACGTCCTCCTGGCGGGGCTCGCTACCCCCGTGGTCATCTCCGTGCACTCCGTGGTGAGCATGGACTTCGCCTACGGCCTGGTGCCGGGGTGGCACCTCACCGTCTTCCCGCCCTTCTTCGCCGCCGGGGCCATCTACTCGGGTTTCGCCATGGCCCTCACCCTCATCATTCCCCTCCGGAAGTGGTACCGGCTGGAGGGGGTCATCACCGAGCGGCACCTGGACTGGATGGCCAAGGTCACCCTGGCCTCGGGGCTGGGGGTGGCCTACATCTACCTCCTGGAGATCTTCATCGCCTGGTACAGCGGGGAGCCTGCGGAGTGGGCCCAGCAGCTGTGGCGCATGACCGGGCCCTACGCCCCCTACTACTGGGCCATGATGCTCATCAACGTGGTCCTCCTCCAGACCCTCTGGTTCCCCCGCTTCCGCAGGAACCTCACCTGGCTTTTCGTGTTCTCCATCCTGGCCAACGTGGGCATGTGGCTGGAGCGGTTCGTCATCGTGGTGATCAGCCTCTCCCACGACTTCCTGCCGGGGAACTTCCACCTCTACTACCCCACCTGGGTGGACGTGACCCTGTTCCTGGGGACCATCGGCTTCTTCCTCTTTGGCCTAGCCCTCTTCATCCGGCTTTTCCCGCCCATCGCCGTGGCGGAGATGGTCCACCTCTTCCACAAGTTGCGCAAGCACTAG
- a CDS encoding 4Fe-4S dicluster domain-containing protein produces the protein MKKTRGFSESLEQELYQEEFPFGPVSRRGFLALGLLSLAACTPVVRRKGVPYVRQPEWVVEGGRAEFVTAFPHAGFAEAVRVRHYQERPLFLAPLEAAMSPYPLASLYALYDPARKGKAPDWEGFFAAWRKALWEGETLLVLPRTTSPRLEGLLQKALARYPNLRVARFEAWSLENVYLGAELAFGRRAWPVYRPERAETVLLLDVDLHEHPAGYLWGSALAQRRLPPMNRIYAVESGASLLGSLADHRLALKPSGVEAFLLDLARALGAVPGSPASDYGGFLPALVEDLRRGGVVLPGVHLSPGAQALAMAVNAQLGAPVAYVIPPEAEPATPRAFLEAERASRLVWAAEGTLPSLAGKAFAAVLSLYPKEAPYSLPLAHPLEASGQHRDALGRLWPAQALLKPLWEGRSLEEVLAGLLEEELPALSPEEKRALAEGRPLAEAEGLEVALRPGLLDRLPPLQQEAPLELTLRPEASLFDGRYRGNPYLQELPRPLSRLVWDGALLAGEKQAEAWGLLEGIRQRERRADPRRPLLRVRAGEREALLPLWPLPLLPEGSLVAPLSHFFHPEGVAFPAEVSPTGRDYPLVSTQYHGYLGEVEAVHVMTEEEALKEPKEEKRLSFYPPWPQGEHAWAMTVDLTRCLGCGLCVLACQVENNIPVVGKEEVQKGREMHWIRLDRYFTPEGALHQPVMCQHCEKAPCEAVCPVAATEHSDEGLNLMVYNRCVGTKYCSANCPYKARRFNFFPYAERFLGQGDPRRAKESPLSLLMNPEVTVRSRGVMEKCTYCVQRIELARAEAAKEGRRIRTGEVRTACQEVCPGKAIHFGDLLDLEDPIQAHRKEGRHYVLLEEANTWPRTTYLAHLKNPNPRLRKEEAHG, from the coding sequence ATGAAGAAGACGCGCGGCTTTTCCGAGTCCTTGGAGCAAGAGCTTTACCAGGAGGAGTTTCCCTTTGGCCCCGTGAGCCGGCGGGGATTTTTGGCCTTGGGCCTCCTTAGCCTCGCCGCCTGTACCCCGGTGGTGCGGCGCAAGGGGGTGCCCTACGTGCGCCAGCCGGAGTGGGTGGTGGAAGGAGGGCGGGCGGAGTTCGTCACCGCCTTCCCCCATGCGGGCTTCGCCGAGGCGGTGCGGGTGCGCCACTACCAGGAGCGGCCCCTCTTCCTCGCTCCCCTCGAGGCGGCCATGAGCCCTTACCCCTTGGCCTCCCTCTACGCCCTTTACGATCCGGCCCGTAAGGGCAAGGCGCCGGACTGGGAGGGCTTTTTCGCCGCCTGGCGCAAGGCGCTTTGGGAAGGGGAAACCCTCCTCGTCCTGCCCCGCACCACCTCGCCCCGCCTCGAGGGCCTCCTGCAAAAGGCCCTTGCCCGCTACCCCAACCTCCGGGTGGCCCGGTTTGAGGCCTGGAGCCTGGAAAACGTCTACTTGGGGGCTGAGCTCGCCTTCGGGCGGCGGGCCTGGCCCGTGTACCGGCCCGAGAGGGCGGAAACGGTGCTCCTCCTGGACGTGGACCTCCACGAACACCCCGCCGGTTACCTCTGGGGAAGCGCCCTGGCCCAAAGGCGCCTTCCCCCCATGAACCGCATCTACGCCGTGGAGAGCGGGGCGAGCCTCCTCGGGTCCTTGGCCGACCACCGCCTGGCCCTAAAGCCCAGCGGGGTGGAGGCCTTCCTCCTGGACCTGGCCCGGGCTTTGGGGGCGGTGCCGGGAAGCCCGGCCTCGGACTACGGGGGCTTCCTCCCCGCCTTGGTGGAGGACCTCAGGCGGGGCGGGGTGGTGCTCCCCGGGGTCCACCTCTCCCCGGGGGCGCAGGCCTTGGCCATGGCGGTGAACGCCCAGCTTGGCGCCCCCGTGGCCTACGTGATCCCGCCCGAGGCGGAGCCGGCCACCCCCCGGGCCTTCCTGGAGGCGGAGCGGGCAAGCCGCCTGGTGTGGGCGGCGGAGGGGACTTTGCCAAGCCTTGCGGGCAAGGCCTTCGCCGCGGTGCTCTCCCTCTACCCCAAGGAGGCCCCCTACAGCCTCCCCCTGGCCCACCCCCTGGAGGCTTCGGGCCAGCACCGGGACGCCCTGGGGCGGCTTTGGCCCGCCCAGGCCCTCCTCAAGCCCCTCTGGGAAGGGAGGTCCTTGGAGGAGGTCCTGGCGGGCCTCTTGGAGGAAGAGCTTCCCGCCCTCTCCCCCGAGGAGAAGCGGGCCCTGGCGGAGGGCCGCCCCTTGGCCGAGGCGGAGGGCCTGGAGGTGGCCCTAAGGCCTGGCCTTCTGGACCGGCTTCCCCCCTTGCAGCAGGAGGCTCCCCTGGAGCTCACCCTGCGTCCCGAGGCCAGCCTCTTCGACGGCCGCTACCGGGGAAACCCCTACCTCCAGGAGCTTCCCCGGCCCCTAAGCCGCCTGGTTTGGGACGGGGCCCTTCTGGCGGGGGAGAAGCAGGCGGAGGCCTGGGGGCTTCTGGAGGGGATCCGGCAGCGGGAGCGCCGCGCCGACCCCAGAAGGCCCCTCCTCCGGGTGCGGGCGGGGGAGCGGGAGGCCCTTCTGCCCCTCTGGCCCCTTCCCCTTTTGCCGGAGGGAAGCCTCGTGGCCCCCCTTTCCCACTTCTTCCACCCCGAAGGGGTGGCCTTCCCGGCAGAGGTGAGCCCCACGGGACGGGACTACCCCTTGGTCTCCACCCAGTACCACGGCTACCTGGGGGAGGTGGAGGCGGTCCACGTGATGACCGAGGAGGAGGCCCTTAAGGAGCCCAAGGAGGAAAAGCGCCTCTCCTTCTACCCCCCTTGGCCCCAAGGGGAGCACGCCTGGGCCATGACCGTGGACCTGACCCGCTGCCTGGGGTGCGGGCTTTGCGTGCTGGCCTGCCAGGTGGAGAACAACATCCCCGTGGTGGGGAAGGAGGAGGTGCAAAAGGGGCGGGAGATGCACTGGATCCGCCTGGACCGCTACTTCACCCCCGAGGGGGCCCTCCACCAGCCGGTGATGTGCCAACACTGCGAGAAGGCCCCCTGCGAGGCGGTCTGCCCCGTGGCGGCCACGGAGCACTCCGATGAGGGGCTTAACCTTATGGTCTACAACCGCTGCGTGGGCACCAAGTACTGCTCCGCCAACTGCCCCTACAAGGCCCGCCGCTTCAACTTTTTCCCCTACGCCGAGCGCTTCTTGGGCCAAGGCGACCCCCGGAGGGCCAAGGAAAGCCCCCTTTCCCTCCTCATGAACCCGGAGGTGACGGTGCGGAGCCGAGGGGTCATGGAGAAGTGCACCTACTGCGTGCAGCGCATAGAGCTTGCCCGGGCGGAGGCGGCCAAGGAGGGGCGCAGGATCCGCACCGGGGAGGTGAGGACCGCCTGCCAGGAGGTCTGCCCCGGGAAGGCCATCCACTTCGGCGACCTCCTGGACCTCGAGGACCCCATCCAGGCCCACCGCAAGGAGGGGCGGCATTACGTCCTCCTCGAGGAGGCCAACACCTGGCCCCGCACCACCTACCTGGCCCACCTCAAGAACCCGAACCCCCGCCTAAGGAAGGAGGAGGCCCATGGCTAA